GGACGTCGGATACAGCCCCTGCGGCATCCCGTACGTCCACGGCAAAGAGATCCCGAAGTTCGAAAACCTCTTCCTCCAGGACAAAGCCTTCTACAAGAAGATGGGCCTGGACATCCACTACGAGACCCGGGTCAACTCGGTCGACCTGGAGAACGCCAAGGTCTCGGTCGAAGGCGAGGGGGACGTCTCCTACGACAAGCTGGT
This window of the Actinomycetota bacterium genome carries:
- a CDS encoding FAD-dependent oxidoreductase, with the protein product MALRIVVVGGGAAGIGAAGTAHTIDPDASVTVYTEFEDVGYSPCGIPYVHGKEIPKFENLFLQDKAFYKKMGLDIHYETRVNSVDLENAKVSVEGEGDVSYDKLV